Proteins encoded together in one Microbacterium sp. ABRD28 window:
- a CDS encoding PH domain-containing protein, whose translation MAFQEVDYRPVFGRILAVVTVVLCAGGIIALWVDDPGSGLRYSWPLVFIAVLAWTFFWRPRLTVEPHGVTVVNVLRTHFVPWPAIRDIDTRFALTLRTGRGKVPVWAAPAPGRHRALGLAEKDFDGVGESARGEFGSLRPSDAVSTPTGNLAQLIRGQWEALRSQGLLAPGEDPEAEKVTWHVGTIAALAISGAATILGLAL comes from the coding sequence ATGGCGTTCCAGGAGGTCGACTACAGGCCGGTGTTCGGCCGCATCCTCGCTGTCGTGACCGTGGTGTTGTGCGCGGGGGGAATCATCGCGCTGTGGGTGGATGACCCGGGGTCGGGGCTTCGTTACTCGTGGCCCCTGGTGTTCATCGCGGTGCTGGCGTGGACCTTCTTCTGGCGACCTCGCCTGACGGTCGAGCCGCACGGGGTGACGGTCGTCAACGTTCTGCGCACGCACTTCGTGCCGTGGCCGGCGATCCGTGACATCGATACGCGCTTCGCGCTGACGCTGCGGACCGGACGCGGCAAGGTGCCGGTGTGGGCGGCGCCCGCGCCGGGCCGGCACCGCGCACTCGGACTCGCCGAGAAGGACTTCGACGGTGTCGGCGAGAGCGCCCGGGGTGAGTTCGGCTCGCTCCGCCCGAGCGACGCCGTCTCGACGCCGACCGGAAACCTCGCCCAGCTCATCCGCGGCCAGTGGGAGGCGCTTCGCTCCCAGGGCCTCCTCGCCCCCGGGGAGGACCCCGAGGCCGAGAAGGTCACCTGGCACGTGGGCACGATCGCCGCGCTCGCGATCAGCGGCGCGGCGACCATCCTCGGGCTCGCGCTGTAG
- a CDS encoding ABC transporter permease gives MSTVTQGPDNREAEATAEISIEQRETEGLSQGQIVRRRFFRHRAAVTSMIVLAFIVVLSFTSVGIEIGSLRIPGWWQYDWREIPTVENRGAPTLSLIPEFLGGAGIAFGNHPFGQDEVGRDTFAVVMRGAQQSLMVMVIAGVVATIIGVVIGAVAGYYRKWADSVLMRFTDIIITIPLIVIGAVLGNALGNLGAAVLGVVIGLFAWTTLARLVRGEFLTLREREFVDAARVSGARDRRIIFRHILPNAVGVIVVNATLLMAGAILLESALSFLGFGVQSPDTSLGKIVSDNQAAFSTRPWLFWWPGIFIIAIALCVNFIGDGLRDAFDPRQKKMPSERAMARAARAKGPAAPILDRVDPQGPASVTVAGEAVYTGDVENYHDPRPEEPGDAGHGRFDPER, from the coding sequence ATGAGCACCGTCACACAAGGACCCGACAACCGCGAGGCCGAGGCCACCGCGGAGATCTCCATCGAGCAGCGCGAGACCGAGGGTCTCAGCCAGGGCCAGATCGTCCGGCGCCGGTTCTTCCGGCACCGCGCGGCCGTCACCTCGATGATCGTGCTGGCGTTCATCGTCGTGCTGTCCTTCACCTCGGTGGGAATCGAGATCGGCAGTCTCCGCATCCCGGGATGGTGGCAGTACGACTGGCGCGAGATCCCGACCGTGGAGAACCGCGGTGCACCCACGCTCAGTCTCATCCCGGAGTTCCTCGGCGGTGCCGGCATTGCGTTCGGCAACCACCCGTTCGGGCAGGACGAGGTCGGCCGCGACACCTTCGCGGTCGTCATGCGCGGTGCGCAGCAGTCGCTGATGGTGATGGTCATCGCCGGTGTCGTGGCGACGATCATCGGCGTCGTGATCGGTGCGGTGGCCGGGTACTACCGCAAGTGGGCCGACTCGGTCCTGATGCGCTTCACCGACATCATCATCACGATCCCCCTCATCGTCATCGGTGCGGTGCTCGGAAACGCGCTCGGCAACCTCGGAGCGGCTGTCCTCGGGGTCGTCATCGGTCTGTTCGCCTGGACGACGCTGGCCCGCCTCGTGCGCGGGGAGTTTCTGACCCTTCGCGAGCGCGAGTTCGTCGATGCCGCCCGGGTGTCGGGTGCGCGCGACAGAAGGATCATCTTCCGCCACATCCTCCCCAACGCGGTCGGCGTCATCGTCGTCAATGCGACCCTGCTCATGGCGGGGGCGATCCTCCTGGAGTCAGCGCTCAGCTTCCTCGGCTTCGGCGTGCAGTCTCCCGACACCTCGCTCGGCAAGATCGTCTCCGACAACCAGGCGGCGTTCTCCACCCGTCCGTGGCTGTTCTGGTGGCCCGGCATCTTCATCATCGCGATCGCCCTGTGCGTGAACTTCATCGGCGACGGTCTGCGCGACGCGTTCGACCCCCGCCAGAAGAAGATGCCGAGCGAGCGCGCCATGGCCCGGGCCGCGCGCGCGAAGGGACCGGCGGCGCCGATCCTCGACCGTGTCGACCCGCAGGGGCCCGCCTCGGTCACGGTCGCGGGCGAAGCGGTGTACACCGGCGACGTCGAGAACTACCACGATCCCCGCCCCGAAGAGCCCGGCGATGCCGGTCACGGCCGGTTCGATCCGGAGCGCTGA
- a CDS encoding ABC transporter permease, with amino-acid sequence MASFIIRRLIASIFVLFAATFLMYILVSLSGDPLEELRQSNAPNKAELMEARTRLLNLDVPAPLRYFLWLGGLFRGDLGISIQNQSVNALLSNALTSTLTLVTTATVVAIVLGITVGIISALRQYTGFDYTVTLIAFLFFSLPIFWVAVLLKQYGAIQLNSWLADPTIAIPAIVVISLIAGVLWMSLIGGHWKRRLIVFGAATLATAGVLAYLSATQWFADPSIGIVVYAALVIGIAFGITAVSTGLRNRKALYAALAVAVLGIALYFPMMNYILNGMTLGFFVLLIVLTIVVTGAIGWFFGAPDRGPVIRTAILVGIFAAGLIALDKYMSYWEAYANSSRIRGRPIATVGASTPGLGGNFWVQGIDLYTHLLLPTIAIVLISFASYTRYSRASLLEVMNQDYIRTARSKGLTERTVVVRHAFRNALIPITTIIAFDVGALVGGAVVTETIFGWTGMGRLFVDALRVSDPNPIMAFFVVTGTLAVLFNLIADLVYAALDPRIKVG; translated from the coding sequence ATGGCTTCATTCATCATCCGGCGGTTGATCGCATCGATCTTCGTGCTCTTCGCCGCCACCTTCTTGATGTACATCCTGGTCTCGCTCTCGGGTGACCCCCTCGAAGAGCTCAGACAGTCCAACGCTCCGAACAAAGCGGAGCTCATGGAAGCGCGCACGCGGCTTCTGAACCTGGATGTCCCCGCACCGCTTCGCTACTTCCTGTGGCTCGGCGGACTCTTCCGCGGAGACCTCGGAATCAGCATCCAGAACCAGTCGGTCAACGCCCTCCTCTCCAACGCACTGACGTCGACGCTGACGCTGGTGACGACGGCGACGGTCGTGGCGATCGTCCTGGGAATCACGGTCGGCATCATCTCGGCGCTTCGCCAGTACACCGGCTTCGACTACACGGTCACGCTCATCGCGTTCCTCTTCTTCTCCCTCCCGATCTTCTGGGTCGCGGTGCTGCTCAAGCAGTACGGTGCGATCCAGCTGAACTCGTGGCTGGCCGATCCCACGATCGCGATACCGGCGATCGTGGTGATCTCGCTCATCGCCGGTGTGCTGTGGATGTCGCTGATCGGCGGCCACTGGAAGCGCCGTCTCATCGTGTTCGGCGCGGCGACCCTCGCCACCGCGGGCGTCCTCGCCTACCTGTCGGCCACCCAGTGGTTCGCCGATCCGAGCATCGGCATCGTCGTCTACGCGGCGCTCGTCATCGGCATCGCCTTCGGCATCACCGCCGTCTCCACGGGACTGCGCAACCGCAAGGCGCTGTACGCGGCACTGGCCGTCGCGGTGCTCGGCATCGCGTTGTACTTCCCGATGATGAACTACATCCTCAACGGGATGACGCTGGGCTTCTTCGTCCTGCTGATCGTCCTCACGATCGTGGTGACCGGCGCCATCGGGTGGTTCTTCGGCGCTCCCGACCGCGGCCCGGTCATCCGCACCGCCATCCTCGTCGGCATCTTCGCCGCCGGTCTCATCGCCCTCGACAAGTACATGTCGTACTGGGAGGCCTACGCCAACTCCAGCCGCATCCGGGGCCGGCCGATCGCGACCGTGGGGGCGTCGACGCCCGGCCTCGGGGGGAACTTCTGGGTGCAGGGCATCGACCTCTACACCCACCTGCTCCTCCCGACGATCGCGATCGTGCTGATCTCGTTCGCCTCGTACACCCGGTACTCCCGGGCGAGCCTTCTCGAGGTGATGAACCAGGACTACATCCGCACCGCGCGGTCGAAGGGTCTGACCGAGCGCACCGTGGTCGTCCGCCACGCCTTCCGCAACGCCCTCATCCCGATCACCACGATCATCGCCTTCGATGTGGGTGCCCTGGTCGGCGGCGCGGTGGTGACGGAGACGATCTTCGGCTGGACCGGGATGGGGCGTCTGTTCGTCGATGCGCTCCGTGTCTCGGACCCCAATCCGATCATGGCGTTCTTCGTCGTCACCGGAACGCTCGCCGTGTTGTTCAACCTCATCGCGGACCTCGTCTACGCCGCGCTCGACCCGAGAATCAAGGTGGGCTGA
- a CDS encoding ABC transporter family substrate-binding protein, with amino-acid sequence MKRFSIAVGLTAVGALVISGCAPGGGGDAGDDSGLVEGSSITAAWNQAFYSMNGNTSFGNATANNNINYLVLDGFNYYNNTPELVENTSFGTYELISEDPLTVSYTLNEGVNWSDGTPIDTADMLLHWAALSRALDTPDFDPAEFTDPETGEFTDAFPTDVVYFDSGATPTSGLGLVSETPEVSEDGRTITMTYNEPFVDWELQFATMGAMLPAHVVAKNALGLEDNEEAKQAVLDAIESNDAAALAPMASFWNSGFNFTAMPDDPELVTASGPYMISDFVADEYITLTANPEYAGDNAANIEEITIRFIPDPLAAVQALENGEVDIIQPQATADITTALEGIDGITVSTGLGGTYEHVDLQFDQGRNPENIFSNPQVREAFMKTIPRQEIVDTLIKPIIGDDAILRDSQLFVPGAAGYDEAAADNTSADYAEVDIEGARQLLEESGVTNTEVCILYASNNPRRVNEFALIQQSANEAGFNVTDCGSEDWGGLLGTPGAYDASLFGWQSTSLGVTNSLPTFETGGINNLNFYSNERVDEIIAELNSTFDEETQIELQIEMDRLLWEDFYGVTIYQFPEVTAFSDRVTNIDSSILAPTVFWNAWDWEVTDAGSEE; translated from the coding sequence ATGAAGCGCTTCTCGATCGCGGTGGGACTCACCGCGGTCGGCGCACTCGTGATCTCGGGCTGCGCCCCGGGCGGCGGCGGCGATGCCGGCGACGACTCGGGTCTGGTCGAAGGATCGTCCATCACCGCGGCGTGGAACCAGGCGTTCTACTCGATGAACGGCAACACGTCGTTCGGAAACGCCACGGCCAACAACAACATCAACTACCTGGTGTTGGACGGCTTCAACTACTACAACAACACGCCCGAGCTCGTCGAGAACACCTCGTTCGGCACCTACGAGCTGATCAGCGAGGACCCGCTCACCGTGTCCTACACCCTCAACGAGGGTGTGAACTGGTCCGACGGAACTCCGATCGACACCGCCGACATGCTGCTGCACTGGGCTGCCCTGTCGCGTGCGCTGGACACCCCGGACTTCGACCCGGCCGAGTTCACCGACCCCGAGACCGGTGAGTTCACCGACGCCTTCCCGACGGATGTCGTCTACTTCGACTCCGGCGCGACGCCCACCTCCGGACTCGGCCTCGTGAGCGAGACCCCCGAGGTCAGCGAAGACGGTCGCACCATCACGATGACCTACAACGAGCCCTTCGTGGACTGGGAGCTTCAGTTCGCCACCATGGGCGCCATGCTTCCCGCGCACGTCGTTGCGAAGAACGCGCTCGGACTCGAGGACAACGAGGAGGCCAAGCAGGCCGTCCTCGACGCGATCGAGTCCAACGACGCCGCCGCGCTCGCGCCGATGGCCTCGTTCTGGAACTCGGGCTTCAACTTCACCGCGATGCCCGACGACCCCGAGCTGGTCACCGCCAGCGGCCCGTACATGATCAGCGACTTCGTCGCCGACGAGTACATCACGCTCACGGCCAACCCCGAATACGCCGGTGACAACGCGGCGAACATCGAGGAGATCACGATCCGCTTCATCCCCGACCCGCTTGCAGCGGTTCAGGCGCTGGAGAACGGGGAGGTGGACATCATCCAGCCGCAGGCGACCGCCGACATCACCACGGCGCTCGAGGGCATCGACGGGATCACCGTCAGCACCGGTCTCGGTGGTACCTACGAGCACGTCGACCTGCAGTTCGACCAGGGGCGCAACCCGGAGAACATCTTCTCCAACCCCCAGGTGCGTGAGGCCTTCATGAAGACCATCCCGCGCCAGGAGATCGTCGACACCCTCATCAAGCCGATCATCGGCGACGACGCGATCCTCCGTGACTCGCAGCTGTTCGTCCCGGGTGCTGCAGGCTACGACGAGGCGGCGGCCGACAACACCTCCGCCGACTACGCCGAGGTCGACATCGAGGGTGCCCGCCAGCTCCTGGAGGAGTCGGGTGTCACCAACACCGAGGTCTGCATCCTGTACGCCTCGAACAACCCGCGTCGTGTCAACGAGTTCGCGCTCATCCAGCAGTCGGCCAACGAGGCCGGCTTCAACGTCACCGACTGTGGGTCCGAGGACTGGGGCGGCCTGCTGGGCACCCCCGGCGCCTACGACGCCTCGCTGTTCGGATGGCAGTCGACGAGCCTGGGTGTCACCAACTCGCTGCCGACCTTCGAAACGGGCGGTATCAACAACCTCAACTTCTACTCGAACGAGCGCGTCGACGAGATCATCGCCGAGCTGAACTCCACGTTCGACGAGGAGACCCAGATCGAACTGCAGATCGAGATGGACCGCCTGCTGTGGGAGGACTTCTACGGCGTGACGATCTACCAGTTCCCCGAGGTCACTGCCTTCAGCGACCGCGTGACGAACATCGACTCGTCGATCCTCGCCCCCACCGTGTTCTGGAACGCGTGGGACTGGGAAGTCACGGACGCCGGCTCGGAGGAGTAA
- a CDS encoding type II CAAX endopeptidase family protein codes for MPPHDVRNPTGFSRARTWWEIGIVLAITVGQSAVYSILSFVRSIIRALEEDRRISDQQTQLNPSRDAAAIWDLVYQLLDIFFSLALVALVIYLLWEPGKSAFAKIGLDFRRFGGDLGRAVLLGLVIGVPGLGLYVLGRSLGVTVAVVASPLDAAWYTVPLLLLAALRAGLTEEVIFLGYLFDRLRRVGWSWWAIILTTAGLRAAYHAYQGVGAIIGNFVMGVVFGWCYRRWGRVMPLVITHTLIDIVAFVGYPLAVAFFPGVFAPIPSPTPTVSPTPSPSPTL; via the coding sequence ATGCCCCCGCACGATGTGAGGAATCCCACGGGGTTCTCCCGGGCCCGGACGTGGTGGGAGATCGGCATCGTGCTGGCCATCACGGTCGGTCAGAGCGCGGTCTACAGCATCCTGTCCTTCGTCCGGTCGATCATCCGCGCCCTCGAGGAGGACCGACGGATCTCCGACCAGCAGACGCAGTTGAATCCCTCGCGCGACGCCGCGGCCATCTGGGACCTTGTCTATCAGCTCCTCGACATCTTCTTCTCTCTGGCCCTCGTCGCCCTGGTCATCTACCTGCTGTGGGAACCGGGGAAGAGCGCCTTCGCCAAGATCGGCCTCGACTTCCGTCGCTTCGGCGGCGACCTGGGTCGCGCGGTGCTGCTCGGCCTCGTCATCGGCGTCCCCGGGCTCGGCCTCTACGTCCTCGGTCGTTCTCTCGGGGTGACGGTGGCCGTGGTCGCCTCGCCGCTGGATGCCGCGTGGTACACGGTGCCGCTTCTGCTCCTCGCCGCCCTCCGGGCCGGCCTCACCGAGGAGGTCATCTTCCTCGGCTACCTCTTCGACCGCCTGCGGCGCGTCGGATGGTCGTGGTGGGCGATCATCCTCACCACCGCGGGCCTCCGCGCGGCTTATCACGCGTATCAGGGTGTCGGCGCGATCATCGGCAACTTCGTCATGGGCGTCGTCTTCGGCTGGTGCTACCGCCGCTGGGGACGCGTGATGCCGCTGGTGATCACGCACACCCTCATCGACATCGTCGCGTTCGTCGGCTACCCGCTCGCCGTCGCCTTCTTCCCCGGCGTCTTCGCCCCCATCCCCTCCCCGACCCCCACCGTTTCCCCCACCCCGTCTCCCTCCCCCACCCTCTGA
- the gcvP gene encoding aminomethyl-transferring glycine dehydrogenase: MARTFAERHIGTDAAAEAVMLDTLGYDSVDALLTAAVPASIRATARASSSIPAAATETEALAELRALASQNRVARPMIGLGYYDTFTPSVIARNVLENPSWYTAYTPYQPEISQGRLEALINFQTMVSDLTGLAIANGSMLDESTSVVEGMLLARRASKSAANVFAVDADALPQTRALLHARASAVGIEIVERDFARGETLPDGAFGVLLQYPGASGRVWDPSGVIDAVHVGGGLAVVAADLLALTLLASPGSLGADIAVGTTQRFGVPLGFGGPHAGYMAVRQGLERQLPGRLVGVSQDAAGHPAYRLSLQTREQHIRREKATSNICTAQVLLAVMASMYAVYHGADGLRAIATEVAQKTEALAGRLRSYGLNLVSDSFFDTLRVVTPGPAERVIERARSKGYQLFWADDATVGVSMDETTTPADLAAVAWAFGLPDAEPDGVRDVALDGVEGLRGVPDALRREDAYLQHPVFSQHRSETAMMRYLHQLADRDYALDRGMIPLGSCTMKLNAATEMAAVSWPEFARVHPFAPSDDVHGYAALIEQLESWLAELTGYDAVSLQPNAGSQGELAGLLAIRGWHRANGDERRVVCLIPSSAHGTNAASAVLAGMRVVVVACDEAGNVDLDDLRAKVAAHADELAALMITYPSTHGVYEHDVLEITQAVHDAGGQVYIDGANLNALLGYARFGDLGGDVSHLNLHKTFAIPHGGGGPGVGPVAAKAHLAPYLPSHPFSQWADHAGGFRFEGGAVSAAPHGSAGILPISWAYIRMMGEQGLTRATASAVLAANYIAARLRDHFPVLYTGEGGLVAHECILDLRPLREATGVTVDDVAKRLIDYGFHAPTMSFPVAGTLMVEPTESEDLAEIDRFIDAMIAIRAEATRVADGEWPADDNPLVNAPHTAEAIVDAEWRHPYSREEAVYPVRALVRTKYWPPVRRIDQAYGDRNLTCACPPIEAFA; the protein is encoded by the coding sequence ATGGCGCGGACCTTCGCCGAACGGCACATCGGCACCGATGCGGCGGCCGAAGCGGTCATGCTCGACACGCTCGGCTACGACAGCGTCGACGCTCTGCTCACCGCCGCCGTGCCGGCATCCATCCGGGCCACGGCGCGTGCGTCGTCGTCGATCCCTGCCGCCGCGACCGAGACCGAGGCGCTCGCCGAGCTGCGTGCGCTGGCGTCGCAGAACAGGGTCGCCCGGCCGATGATCGGGCTCGGCTACTACGACACGTTCACTCCGTCGGTGATCGCCCGGAACGTGCTCGAGAACCCGTCCTGGTACACCGCCTACACGCCGTACCAGCCCGAGATCTCCCAGGGGCGCCTCGAGGCGCTCATCAACTTCCAGACGATGGTCTCCGACCTCACCGGTCTCGCGATCGCGAACGGGTCGATGCTCGACGAGTCGACCTCGGTGGTCGAGGGGATGCTGCTGGCCCGGCGGGCATCCAAGAGCGCCGCGAACGTCTTCGCCGTCGACGCCGACGCACTGCCGCAGACTCGCGCGCTGCTCCACGCCCGCGCCTCGGCTGTCGGGATCGAGATCGTCGAGCGTGACTTCGCCCGTGGGGAGACACTGCCCGACGGCGCCTTCGGCGTTCTGCTGCAGTATCCCGGTGCAAGCGGACGCGTCTGGGATCCTTCGGGGGTCATCGACGCCGTCCACGTCGGCGGGGGACTCGCCGTCGTCGCCGCGGATCTCCTCGCCCTGACGCTCCTGGCCTCGCCCGGCTCGCTCGGCGCCGACATCGCCGTCGGGACGACGCAGCGCTTCGGTGTGCCCCTCGGGTTCGGCGGCCCCCACGCGGGCTACATGGCGGTGCGCCAGGGTCTCGAGCGTCAGCTCCCGGGACGCCTGGTCGGCGTGTCGCAGGATGCCGCCGGTCACCCGGCGTATCGCCTGTCGCTGCAGACCCGAGAGCAGCACATCCGCCGCGAGAAGGCGACGTCGAACATCTGCACCGCCCAGGTGCTCCTGGCCGTCATGGCCTCGATGTACGCCGTGTACCACGGCGCCGACGGGCTGCGTGCGATCGCCACCGAGGTGGCGCAGAAGACCGAGGCACTCGCCGGACGGCTGCGCTCGTACGGGCTGAACCTCGTGTCGGACTCCTTCTTCGACACGCTCCGGGTCGTGACGCCGGGCCCCGCGGAGCGGGTGATCGAGCGCGCACGTTCGAAGGGATATCAGCTGTTCTGGGCGGATGACGCCACCGTGGGCGTCTCGATGGACGAGACCACCACCCCCGCCGATCTCGCGGCCGTCGCATGGGCGTTCGGACTGCCGGACGCGGAGCCCGACGGGGTGCGTGACGTCGCCCTCGACGGGGTGGAGGGGCTCCGGGGTGTGCCGGATGCGCTCCGTCGCGAAGACGCCTACCTGCAGCATCCGGTCTTCTCGCAGCACCGGAGCGAGACGGCGATGATGCGCTACCTGCATCAGCTCGCCGACCGCGACTACGCCCTGGACCGCGGCATGATCCCGCTCGGCTCGTGCACGATGAAGCTCAACGCCGCCACCGAGATGGCGGCGGTGTCATGGCCCGAGTTCGCCCGCGTGCACCCGTTCGCCCCGTCAGACGACGTGCACGGGTACGCGGCGCTCATCGAGCAGCTGGAGAGCTGGCTGGCCGAGCTCACCGGGTACGACGCGGTCTCGCTGCAGCCGAACGCCGGGTCGCAGGGTGAGCTCGCGGGGCTGTTGGCGATCCGCGGATGGCATCGCGCGAACGGCGATGAACGACGCGTGGTGTGCCTCATCCCGTCGTCCGCGCACGGCACGAACGCCGCCTCGGCGGTGCTCGCCGGCATGCGGGTGGTCGTCGTGGCGTGCGACGAGGCCGGGAACGTCGACCTCGACGACCTGCGCGCCAAGGTCGCCGCGCACGCCGACGAGCTCGCGGCGCTCATGATCACCTACCCGTCGACGCACGGAGTGTACGAGCACGACGTGCTGGAGATCACCCAGGCCGTGCACGACGCCGGGGGCCAGGTGTACATCGACGGGGCGAATCTCAACGCACTCCTCGGCTACGCGCGCTTCGGCGACCTCGGGGGCGATGTGTCGCACCTGAACCTGCACAAGACGTTCGCGATCCCGCACGGCGGGGGCGGCCCGGGCGTCGGGCCGGTGGCGGCGAAGGCGCACCTCGCGCCCTACCTGCCGTCGCACCCGTTCTCGCAGTGGGCCGATCACGCCGGCGGCTTCCGGTTCGAAGGAGGTGCGGTGTCGGCGGCGCCGCACGGATCGGCAGGGATCCTGCCGATCTCGTGGGCCTACATCCGGATGATGGGGGAGCAGGGCCTCACGCGGGCGACGGCGTCGGCGGTGCTCGCCGCGAACTACATCGCGGCGCGCCTGCGCGATCACTTCCCGGTGCTCTACACCGGGGAGGGCGGACTCGTCGCGCACGAGTGCATCCTCGATCTCCGCCCGCTCCGCGAGGCGACCGGTGTGACCGTGGACGACGTGGCCAAGCGTCTGATCGACTACGGCTTCCACGCCCCGACGATGTCGTTCCCTGTCGCGGGGACCCTCATGGTCGAGCCCACCGAGTCGGAGGATCTCGCCGAGATCGATCGGTTCATCGACGCGATGATCGCCATCCGTGCCGAGGCGACGCGCGTCGCCGACGGCGAATGGCCCGCCGACGACAACCCGCTGGTGAACGCCCCGCACACGGCCGAGGCGATCGTCGACGCCGAGTGGCGGCATCCTTACTCGCGTGAGGAAGCGGTGTATCCGGTGCGCGCGCTGGTGCGCACGAAGTACTGGCCGCCGGTGCGCCGCATCGACCAGGCCTACGGCGACCGCAACCTCACCTGCGCCTGCCCGCCCATCGAGGCGTTCGCCTAG
- the gcvH gene encoding glycine cleavage system protein GcvH: MTDTSALKYTAEHEWIALDGDVATVGITDYAADKLGDVVFVDLPVVDSGVSAGQVCGEIESTKSVGELYAPVAGDVVAVNDAVVDDPSLVNSSPYEDGWLLKLRVDPAAVEGLLDRAAYEALTGGE, from the coding sequence ATGACCGACACCAGCGCCCTGAAGTACACCGCCGAACACGAGTGGATCGCCCTCGACGGCGATGTCGCCACCGTCGGCATCACCGACTACGCCGCCGACAAACTCGGCGACGTCGTGTTCGTCGACCTCCCCGTCGTCGACTCCGGCGTGAGCGCCGGTCAGGTCTGCGGCGAGATCGAATCGACCAAGTCGGTCGGCGAGCTCTACGCCCCCGTCGCGGGCGACGTCGTCGCCGTCAACGACGCGGTCGTCGACGACCCCTCGCTGGTGAACTCCTCACCGTACGAGGACGGGTGGCTGCTGAAGCTGCGGGTCGACCCCGCCGCGGTCGAGGGTCTTCTCGACCGGGCCGCCTACGAGGCCCTCACGGGGGGCGAGTGA
- the gcvT gene encoding glycine cleavage system aminomethyltransferase GcvT gives MDDTARQSPLHDRHAQLGASFTDFGGWLMPVRYTSDLAEHHAVRTAAGLFDISHMAEIWVQDGDAAGFLDVALAGRMSTMAIGKAKYSLVLAEDGGIIDDVIVYRTGEQHFLVVANAGNRDAVTAALAGRADAWRASGSVPRIEDVTDQTALVAVQGPRAEEILREAAGVSVEGLDDLGYYAWRQGEFDGAPLFVARTGYTGEDGFELMVPVAAAGALWDALLAAGAPLGLVPAGLAARDTLRLEAGMPLYGHELGRGIRPAQAGLGRAVAADKADFVGKGAVVDENAPVLVGLVSEGRRAGRAGYGVFAGDTRVGEITSGALSPTLGHPIAMAYVSPAASAPGTELTIDVRGTRIPATVTALPFYRRKK, from the coding sequence ATGGACGACACAGCACGGCAGAGCCCGCTGCACGATCGACACGCCCAGCTGGGCGCGTCGTTCACCGATTTCGGGGGCTGGCTGATGCCGGTCCGCTACACCTCCGACCTCGCCGAACATCACGCCGTGCGCACCGCCGCGGGGCTCTTCGACATCTCGCACATGGCGGAGATCTGGGTGCAGGACGGCGACGCCGCGGGCTTCCTCGACGTCGCGCTCGCCGGCCGGATGTCCACCATGGCGATCGGGAAGGCCAAGTACTCGCTCGTCCTGGCCGAGGACGGCGGCATCATCGACGACGTCATCGTCTACCGCACCGGTGAGCAGCACTTCCTCGTCGTGGCGAACGCCGGGAACCGTGACGCGGTGACCGCGGCCCTCGCGGGACGAGCGGATGCCTGGCGCGCCAGCGGGTCGGTGCCGCGGATCGAGGACGTCACCGATCAGACGGCTCTGGTGGCGGTGCAGGGGCCTCGCGCCGAGGAGATCCTCCGCGAGGCGGCGGGCGTGAGCGTCGAGGGCCTCGACGATCTCGGCTACTACGCCTGGCGGCAGGGCGAGTTCGACGGCGCGCCGCTCTTCGTCGCCCGCACGGGGTACACCGGCGAAGACGGCTTCGAGCTGATGGTCCCCGTCGCCGCAGCGGGGGCACTCTGGGACGCGCTCCTCGCAGCCGGCGCACCGCTCGGCCTCGTGCCCGCCGGACTCGCCGCGCGTGACACGCTGCGCCTGGAGGCGGGCATGCCGCTGTACGGCCACGAGCTCGGTCGCGGCATCCGCCCCGCCCAGGCGGGGCTCGGACGCGCGGTCGCGGCGGACAAGGCCGACTTCGTGGGGAAGGGAGCTGTCGTCGATGAGAACGCACCCGTGCTCGTCGGGCTCGTGTCGGAGGGCCGTCGTGCGGGCCGCGCCGGCTACGGCGTCTTCGCCGGCGACACGCGCGTCGGCGAAATCACCAGCGGTGCTCTCAGCCCGACCCTCGGGCACCCCATCGCCATGGCGTACGTCTCGCCCGCGGCATCCGCTCCCGGCACCGAACTGACCATCGATGTGCGGGGCACCCGCATTCCCGCCACTGTGACCGCCCTGCCGTTCTACCGGAGGAAGAAATGA